Sequence from the ANME-2 cluster archaeon genome:
CTGTTTCATCAGTACTATGAACTGATCCGACTCCCAAGGCGTCATCTGCAATGTCTTACCGTTCATAGGCTTGAAATCGCATACTTCCCGATGAAGAACGCCATGGGCCCCCCGAGTTACCATAGTCTCCATTTGATAACATGCTGCGGTCTTAGACCCCGCTGGACTCACATCACCTTGCCATATCCTTACGCTCTCGGCTATATTCCAAGACTGGAGTTTCGGACTAATGGTGGTGCAGATGCTGCCTTCCGTTACACAGAGAACGTCGGCTTCCAGAATCATCAGAATTTCGGGGCTTATAACCTTCACTTCCGTTGCGGCCTATTATCCCATCCCCCCAGCTTCACATCAGCCTGTTACCAGCCTGGGTGCGGGGTTCAGTTCTGAGGTGGTGGCTAGCCTTTCCCCAGGTTGGATTTGCACCAACTGGCGAGTATGAATTTATCTCGGCACGCCTGCGCACTCTGTGGTTTAAAACCGTTCCAGGAAATAATAAAAAGTCTCCAGAGTTAAGGTTACAATGTCTTTGCGAACTTTGCACTCTTTGCGGTGAAACACTTAACAGCAACCTTCAATCTGTGTGTATCTGCGTCATTTCATGGTTACCGTTTCTGTATATTAAAGAAATGACATTAGTATCTACAAGTAAGCAGGTCACTGCCGATATTTTGGCTATTATTGTCTGAAAATAATTATTTTCTAAAACTAGTTAAACTCAATGCTGTAATTGTTTGGGCTTAACATTGTTATTGCTTCTTTTTTCAAACCCTATCATTGTGTATCGTATATAGAGTCTGTAAAGAGCTCCGAATAATTTTCTTCCCATAAGCAACACTCCTGTTATTCTTATTTGATTTTACTTTAATAAAACCATTAAATTAATTATATACACAATATTATTTATACTTGTCGTTAAATAGTCGAGTTTATAGATATACATCGCTGAGTTTTTACAATAAATATGGCATTGAAAATAATTAATGAAATACTATATAAAAAAGAATAGTTTAATATATATTAATAGTTAATTTATATGTGATTAGAATGAGTTCGCTTGAAAAATTATTCGGAAAAACCGCACAACTTCAGGTTCTTGAGAATATTCTTGATAATCGCGGCAATACCACTTTTTTATTTGGGATTGCAGAAGAGACAGGTCTGTCCCATTCGAGTGTATCCAGGGTTATGGAACCACTGATAAAACTGGGAATTGTTAAAGAGCAAAAAGTAGGAAAGGTGTTCAGGACTTTTATGCTAAACGAAGAAAATGAACTCACTAAGAAATTATTGAAATTCTACAAGGAAATTAACAACTTTCTGGACGTATAGGAAAGCATATATTTTCCTGCAGGCTTAGAAAATGCGAACGAAGTGAACATTTTCTTAGATAGCTATCAATGTAACAACATAACCTCAACAGTATCCAAAATGGAGGATAGGGCGTGATGTATTTCAGACATTGGTGGGATAGGGGATAGTAAATAAATATTTGCTGTGATCTTTAAACATCTTACGCCCTCGATGATGTTTATCTTTTGATGGGAATGTTGCCACCAGATCAATAGTTTGGTCTATATCTGGCCTGCGGGAAACTTTATAGAACTCTGACTGATGTGGCCCCACAGCAGGAGTCTCAGAGGAAGTCCAGCCGCAACTGCATATACCCACATCTTCCCATTTTGAAGTAATGATATGCTGGGTTATCTGCCTGTTACAAATTGGACAGAATTTACCACTATCATTTGCTTTTGCCATAACTTTATCAGCCAACTTGTTTGCTTCGATCATTCAAATCATTTCCACAAGTTTTCAAACCTGACGATTTATAGTCAAATAACTATTAAACGTATTGGTATTTAAACTTGTCGTTCGATTGAAAAATTTTAAACAGAATATATAACCGTTATTTTAAAAAATTTAAAATAAATACACTCCCCTCACCCGGTGTACTTTCTACCCTGATCGTCCCACCATGCCCGTCCATTATACCCTTTGTGATGGCCAGCCCAAGTCCCGAACCACCATAGGGTCGGGCAGAAGTATTATCGATCTGGTAAAATTTGTTAAATATCTTATTTATCTTGTCGGGCGGGATACCTATCCCGTCGTCTTTCACACATACTTTTATATATTTCTCAGATTCATTAGCCTTTATTTCCACATTCCCACCATTGGGCGTGAATTTCAATGCATTACTTAAAAGATTGATAAACACCTGTATCAATTTATCTTTGTCAGCATTGATCTTTAACAGGTCAGGGGGGATGTCTGTAGTAATGTTTATTTTCTTTTCTTCTGATTGCTTTTTCATTGTTTCAATAGCATAATTGATTATTTCACCAATATCCAGTATTTCCTTCCTGTATCTCATATTGCCTGATTCGATCCTGGAAATATCCAGCATGTCGT
This genomic interval carries:
- a CDS encoding MarR family transcriptional regulator, which produces MSSLEKLFGKTAQLQVLENILDNRGNTTFLFGIAEETGLSHSSVSRVMEPLIKLGIVKEQKVGKVFRTFMLNEENELTKKLLKFYKEINNFLDV